Proteins found in one Pempheris klunzingeri isolate RE-2024b chromosome 6, fPemKlu1.hap1, whole genome shotgun sequence genomic segment:
- the haus5 gene encoding HAUS augmin-like complex subunit 5 codes for MADRNLVQELKRWATEEFSLPPDSLPNDSYCKTLCVGTGKSIWKYVIQHVFQQRNVRIMRGNLLWYKALQDKELKQAESQSEAAKQRELQKQIEQLKAEIGHLDSQISGTEEQLATQEQSISRNWAQVEDSRRRELLLQAFRQRCVLDRKVLSSDTQKISGHCQALEQMTRKAEIEVVFDNKPSSSSDGENLNSKAAAEAQVLREVRELCDDRIHFYQSLQESELKPAHSAAKHMTYEQRTAMFHYWLSAVENMLDGYPPNHVLSALECLASREQRELEEKLASLDVTQDVTALRFRYESDRLLDVSAEEDDELPPVKALLEAAWEEVEQSLVELAQTRSRAQKLRKQLQARKNEAELEVSGIAAELHNDTMALSALEVELQCVMQATARDYIRERCIQLDQYARSRQEALRNLRSQWQSILDFRHLVDLRQEHIRGLIKGNSKAKTELIRRHMELQEFIQDKLVPQFEDVTTAANSLRNSISKEGRQLAAVSLLALDRRTVEGKQRVPASWLSIHRLQSPTFSSVCQSLAFPLSRAPEELCSQTRSQQLELRFLRRLLHLHSATLQKIQKEAELLHASDQNALLSRVVDEDQKLLKSLVPRARGLTQRCAQGLSYGAQVKTAISYWWERPAQHVLPEVSKGGLTFQQWLQRWKLAAKAS; via the exons ATGGCGGACAGAAATCTTGTGCAGGAGTTGAAGCGTTGGGCGACAGAGGAGTTCAGTCTGCCCCCGGACAGCCTGCCGAATGACAGCTATTGTAAAAC GCTCTGTGTTGGGACAGGGAAGTCAATATGGAAATATGTCATCCAACATGTTTTTCAGCAGAG AAACGTGAGGATCATGCGTGGAAATCTCCTGTG GTACAAAGCTCTTCAAGACAAAGAG CTGAAGCAGGCTGAGAGCCAGAGTGAGGCTGCTAAGCAGAGAGAGCTTCAGAAACAGATTGAGCAGCTGAAAGCTGAAATCGGTCACCTGGACTCTCAGATCAGTGGAACGGAGGAACAGCTGGCTACACAAG AGCAGTCCATCAGCCGTAACTGGGCCCAGGTGGAGGACAGCCGGCGCAGAGAGCTGCTCCTACAGGCCTTCAGGCAGCGCTGCGTCTTGGACCGCAAGGTGCTTTCCAGTGACACGCAAAAGATCAGTGGGCACTGCCAGGCACTGGAACAAATGACCAG GAAAGCTGAGATTGAAGTTGTGTTTGATAATAAGCCttccagcagcagtgatggtgaAAACCTCAACTccaaagctgcagcagaggcacAGGTCCTG CGTGAAGTGAGAGAGCTGTGTGACGACAGGATCCACTTCTATCAGTCTTTACAAGAGAGTGAGCTGAAACCAGCACACTCTGCAGCCAAACA taTGACTTATGAGCAAAGGACTGCTATGTTTCACTACTGGCTGAGTGCTGTGGAG AACATGCTGGATGGTTATCCTCCAAACCATGTCCTCTCAGCTTTGGAGTGTTTAGCttccagagagcagagggaactAGAGGAGAAACTCGCCTCTCTGGATGTGACACAAGATGTGACAGCTCTACG ATTCCGATATGAAAGCGATCGCCTACTGGACGTGTCagcagaggaggatgatgagttGCCACCTGTTAAGGCCCTGTTAGAG GCTGCTTGGGAAGAGGTGGAGCAAAGTTTGGTGGAACTGGCCCAGACTCGCTCCAGAGCACAGAAGCTCCGCAAACAGCTGCAAGCCCGCAAGAACGAGGCTGAGCTGGAGGTGTCTGGTATTGCAGCCGAGCTCCACAATGACACCATGGCGCT GTCAGCCCTAGAGGTGGAGCTCCAGTGTGTGATGCAAGCAACAGCGAGGGATTACATCAGAGAACGGTGTATCCAGCTTGACCAGTATGCCAGAAGCAGACAGGAGGCCCTTAGGAACCTCCGCAGCCAGTGGCAGAGCATCCTTGACTTCAGACACCTAGTG GATCTCAGACAGGAGCACATCAGAGGTCTGATTAAGGGGAACTCCAAGGCCAAAACAGAGCTGATCCGTCGGCACATGGAG TTACAAGAATTCATCCAGGACAAACTGGTGCCAcagtttgaagatgtcaccACTGCAGCCAACAGTCTGAGGAACTCCATTTCCAAGGAGGGCAGACAGTTGGCAGCAGTTTCACTTCTTGCTCTGGACCGTAGGACTGTTGAAGG AAAGCAAAGAGTCCCTGCATCATGGTTGTCCATCCATCGCTTACAGTCCCCGACCTTCAGCAGCGTGTGTCAGAGCCTGGCGTTCCCACTGTCCAGG gCTCCAGAGGAGTTGTGTTCCCAGACACGCTCCCAGCAGCTTGAGTTGCGTTTTCTCCGTCGGTTACTGCACCTTCACTCTGCTACTCTGCAGAAAATACAGAAGGAAGCAGAGTTGCTGCATGCATCTGATCAAAACG CTCTGCTATCCAGAGTCGTGGACGAGGATCAGAAGCTTCTGAAGTCTCTGGTACCAAGAGCCAGAGGCCTCACCCAACGCTGCGCCCAAGGCCTTTCTTATGGGGCCCAAGTCAAAACTGCCATCTCATACTG GTGGGAGAGGCCAGCCCAGCATGTCCTACCTGAAGTCAGTAAGGGAGGACTGACTTTCCAACAGTGGCTACAGAGGTGGAAACTTGCTGCCAAAGCCTCTTAG
- the LOC139203056 gene encoding fizzy-related protein homolog — MDPEYEHRLLRQINIQNDNLSPVKLTQSLRGRTPTGSPLSSPSKLGDRFIPTRAGANWNINFHRINENEKSPSQNRKTKDASTDNVKADGLAYSALLKNELLGAGIEKIQDPQTEDRRLQPSTPEKRSLFTYSLNTKRSSPDDGTNISPYSLSPVSNKSQKLLRSPRKPTRKISKIPFKVLDAPELQDDFYLNLVDWSSLNVLSVGLGTCVYLWSACTSQVTRLCDLSVEGDSVTSVGWSERGNLVAVGTHKGYVQIWDAGAGKKLYALEGHTARVGALAWNADQLSSGSRDRMILQRDVRTPPLQSERRLQGHRQEVCGLKWSTDHQLLASGGNDNKLLVWNHSSLSPVQTYMDHLAAVKAIAWSPHQHGLLASGGGTADRCIRFWNTLTSQPLQCMDTGSQVCNLAWSKHANELVSTHGYSQNQILVWKYPALTQVAKLTGHSYRVLYLAMSPDGEAIVTGAGDETLRFWNVFSKTRSTKESVSVLNLFTRIR; from the exons ATGGATCCGGAGTATGAACATCGCCTCCTCCGACAAATCAACATTCAAAATGACAACTTGAGCCCTGTT AAACTGACACAGAGTCTGCGCGGTCGGACACCCACTGGCTCTCCTTTATCCTCGCCCAGTAAGCTTGGAGACAGATTCATTCCGACCAGAGCGGGAGCAAACTGGAATATTAACTTCCACAGGATTAAt GAAAATGAGAAGTCACCAAgtcagaacagaaaaacaaaagatgcCTCTACTGATAATGTCAAAG CAGATGGGCTGGCCTACTCTGCTTTGCTGAAGAATGAGCTGCTTGGAGCAGGAATAGAGAAGATCCAGGACCcgcagacagaagacagacgTCTACAGCCGTCAACCCCAGAGAAGCGAAGTCTCTTTACT tATTCACTCAATACCAAAAGGTCGTCACCAGACGATGGCACCAACATCTCTCCCtactctctctcacctgtcagCAATAAAAG TCAGAAATTGCTGCGTTCACCAAGAAAGCCAACTCGAAAGATATCAAAGATCCCTTTCAAAGTCCTGGATGCTCCGGAGCTGCAGGATGACTTTTACCTCAACTTGGTGGACTGGTCGTCTCTCAACGTGCTCAGTGTCGGACTGGGAACATGTGTTTATCTGTGGAGTGCCTGTACCAGCCAG GTAACACGGTTGTGTGATTTATCAGTGGAGGGAGACTCAGTCACATCAGTTGGGTGGTCCGAAAGG gGTAATCTGGTGGCGGTAGGGACTCACAAAGGCTATGTTCAGATCTGGGACGCAGGTGCTGGGAAGAAACTCTATGCCCTGGAAGGACACACAGCTCGAGTTG GCGCGTTAGCATGGAATGCAGACCAGTTGTCTTCGGGAAGCCGCGATCGTATGATTCTTCAGAGAGATGTGCGGACCCCTCCGCTACAGTCAGAGAGACGACTGCAGggtcacagacaggaagtgtgtggCCTAAAGTGGAGCACTGACCATCAGCTGCTTGCCTCCGGTGGCAACGACAACAAG CTGCTGGTTTGGAACCACTCCTCGCTGAGCCCAGTGCAGACATACATGGATCACCTGGCTGCAGTGAAAGCCATCGCCTGGTCCCCCCACCAGCACGGCCTACTGGCCTCTGGAGGCGGCACTGCCGACCGCTGTATCCGGTTTTGGAACACCTTGACCTCACAGCCGCTGCAGTGCATGGACACTGGCTCTCAGGTCTGCAACCTGGCCTGGTCCAAACATGCTAATGAGCTG GTGAGCACTCATGGCTACTCTCAGAACCAGATCCTGGTGTGGAAATATCCGGCTCTCACTCAGGTTGCCAAACTCACGGGACACTCCTACAGAGTGCTCTACCTG GCCATGTCCCCGGATGGTGAGGCGATAGTGACAGGAGCTGGAGACGAGACCCTTCGCTTCTGGAACGTGTTCAGTAAAACGAGGTCAACAAAG gaATCTGTATCAGTTTTAAATCTGTTCACCAGGATACGGTAA